In Sphingobacterium sp. SYP-B4668, the sequence TGAACCGCTATTCCATATTGCCACCTCTGATTGGGAGGTGGCCGCTTTGCTCTTCTACATATTGTTAGCTATACTTATCGGCCTTTATACCATATATTTTGCGAAAATAAGTGTTGTCGTCAAAGACTGGTTTGCCAAGATTAAAAACCCTTATAGTAAGGTTTGGATTAGTGGGGTGTCGTTGGGACTCATGATTTTTATCTTTCCGGCACTATATGGGGAGGGGTACCTCACGATACAACAATTATTAGATGGAAGATTTGATTCTATTGTGAAAAATAGTCTGTTTGCCCAGTACAAAGATATCGGATGGATTATTGTAGGGTACACTGTCCTTACCATTTTTGGGAAATCTTTTGCGGCCCTATTTACACTCAATGGGGGAGGGAACGGTGGTGTATTCGGCCCTAGCCTTGTTATGGGAGGATTAATGGGGTTTGCATTTGCATATGGAATGAATCTGACAGGTGTCGTAACGTTGAATATTCCTAACTTTGTAATGGCGGGGATGGCTGCGGCACTTGCTGGTATCATGCATGCTCCGTTGACTAGTATATTCTTGATAGCCGAAATCACAGGAGGTTATACATTGATGGTTCCGTTAATGTTGGTTTCTTCTATATCCTATCTAATTAACAGAGGTGCGTTAAAGCATTCTATTTATACCAAAGTATTGGCGGATTCAGGTGACCTCTTATCTTACGAAGATAAAGACAGATCTGTCTTAAGTATGATGAAGCTACGGTATGTATTAGAAACAAATTTTGTCATTTTACGTCCTACTGAGACACCGGTGGATCGCAAGCATGATATTATTCATTCTAAACGCAATATATTCCCTGTAGTCGATGATAAGGGCAAATTCTTGGGAGTGCTATACATTGAGTACTTGTTGTCGATCTTGCTGGGTGAGGAAGAGGGGATGGATAAAACATTCGAGAAGCTCGTTCAAAAACCCAACGATATTATCAAAGGGGATGAAAATATGGAAATCGTAATGGCTAAAATGAATAGAGACGATGTATGGATACTTCCGGTGGTAGATCATGAGGACCACTACCTCGGATTTGTTTCTAAATCGAGTGTCTTTAATAAGTATAGGGCCCTCCTCATGCGTCAAGGCCAATATCTCGAGTAATCAAAGCTGGCTTTATGACCGTAAAGAAAGTATCTTCGATACATATTTGCCAACAATATCAAACTCCAGATTCACCACGTCACCAATGCCTATATTTCCCAAGTTGGTATGTTCAAGTGTGTAGGGAATAATGGCTACTGAAAATTCATTGTCTTTTGAGTTTACGACTGTCAGACTTATCCCATTTACAGTTATGGATCCTTTTTCCACTGTCAAATTCAGCAAATCAGGGGAGTAGTTAAAGGTAAATATAGTGCTTCCATGCTGGTCTTCCTTTCCAATGCAAGTTGCTGTTTGATCCACATGACCCTGTACAATGTGCCCATCTAGTCGACCACCAACCATAGTACATCTTTCTAGGTTCACGGTATTGCCGATGTGAAGTCCACCAATATTACTCTTTTTCAGGGTTTCATCTATAGCCGTCACTTTGTGCGTACCATCACTCAAACCGACCACGGTTAGACACACACCATTATGTGAGACACTCTGATCTATTTTTAATTCATGGGAAATTGTAGATTTGATGTACAGATGAAGGTTGCTTTCTTCTTTTTCGATATTTACAATCTCGCCAAGGGTTTCTATAATTCCTGTAAACATAACTTTAAGTGATTTTTACAAAAATAGCCAAAATAGTCCCGATATACAATATGAAAGCGTTCTTCAATCCTTACTTGAGGTATGCAAATGAAGTTTTGTACTGCTGGCACAGTAGTTTTTAAATTGTCAAATGACTGGTTATTAAAAAATTAAAAAAACAATTTGATAAGTGTACAAAATACACTATATTTGTTCCATCATAATTTAGGTTTATAATTGGTTATTAAAGGTTTCCATTCTCCCCGTTTGGAAACCTTTATCTTTTTACCTAGATATCGAATTTCAATAAAAATGTTATTTGTGCCGTCTTGGAGTAAGACGATGGAAAAGCTTTTTAATAGCTGGTCAAAATGCATTAGAAATAGATATTTCGCCGAAAATTCATATCACAGCTACAAAATCAAAAATAATTTCCCAAAAAGATAAAATAAATTTGCAAGTTAATAATATTACTTCTAATTTTGACTTAGGTTTAGGTTGATTGCCTCGTCAAGAGGTATTTTAAAGCCTGGGAAATCGCCCGATTATCTCAGGCTTTCTTCATTATCAAAGAAGTGACTTTCAATTTGGACTACGCTAATAAAATGCTAATTTTGGGGTTCAAATTCACATGATGAAAATCTACTATTTTTTATGTCTACTTCTGGTCTCAAATGTCGTGTTGGCGCAGGAGTCAAATTATCTTATTACCTATAAAAGGAGTAACAATGGTAAGTTTGATGACAAACAAAATCCCACTCTTGTCTATGCTGGTACAGATCAGACAACTATTACCAATCAACAAATTATTAAGGGTATTGCGCGGGTGCCCTATGAACAATACTATGTCAATCGCACAAATAGTGCATATTATAAAATTACAACCTTTGAAAATGGTCGGCAGATTGCAACGGTCGATTCAACTGTCTTCGCAAAGCAGAAGTTCACTATTACTGATGAAAGCAAAATAATCTTGGGACACAAGGTGCGCAAGGCCACAACATCAGTCAATTCCAATACAATAGACCTGTGGTACACCGAAGAATTAGGTATAAAAGCTTCTCCGGTAGAATTAGGACAAAATCTTGGATTGGTACTTGAAATGGTGAGAAATGGAAACTCGACGGTCACAGCAACAAATATAGAAAAGATAAAATCCATCCCCAATGCAATCAAGCTCCCAACCATCTCGTCTTTCGTTAATGAACTGACATATAAAGATCTTCTTTGGAAGAGCCGATTTGTCAGTATCCCTATATTTACTAAGCAACGAATTCGTTATAGCGACCAAATACAATCAGATAGTATACTTCGTTTTGCTGGAGGGACGGTAATTGTGCGAAAAATCAAAGTCCCGGAGTTGAAAAGAAATGAAGGCCAAGCTTTTATAGAAGTCGTCCAACAATCTAAAGGAGATGCTTATGATCGCACGGGGTCCGTCTTTTTGATACCAACAGATCAGGATATCAATTTCTTGGAAGGAATGAAAGCTGGAATAAATACATTGCCTGTATATGAAAATGGAAATGGGAAGAAATATCAGGGGATGACCCTCACTGCGACTTATGAACCCGTTATTGAATTAATGCGTTTTTTTACGCCATTTGGTGTGAGTCAGTTCAATCATATCCAAATCAAAGGAAAGCACTGGCAAGACAGTGTCAGCTACCGACAAGATATATCCGAATTATTACCTCGTTTTGCTGGGAAAGAAGTATATATAGGTACTTATATAGGGAATTACGACAAAGAAGGGCACGAAGTCACTGTCAGCTTAACGATTCATCCTGGCAGACCACAGATGGCAGAGGGAGCTCAAGTATTGTCATTATTCAATACGGCTAATGTAATGGAAATGGGAGGGCAGGAGTATCCAACTATGTTCAATCAAGATAATGGAGTTGAAGTGACATTTGAGCTAGCTCAAGAGGCTAAGAATGTGCAGCTGAGATATATTACCACTGGTCATGGTGGCTGGGGCAACGGCGACGAATTTGTTCCCAAACCCAATAGTATATTTTTGGATGGACAA encodes:
- a CDS encoding chloride channel protein — its product is MSTKFWQKLEGLNKWRMKKISNRNFLIILAALVGIIGGVAASVLKGMTHFIASALQDDVEWHYKYSFYLIFPLIGILLSVLYIRKFLKGKNFEHGITPIIYAISRRSSKIEAHNVYSQIVTSAITVGFGGSCGLEAPIAYSGSAIGSNVARFFGLQYKEITMLLACGAAAGISGAFNSPVAGMIFAIEILLPEFSIPAFIPLLLSAALASVVSKILYSEPLFHIATSDWEVAALLFYILLAILIGLYTIYFAKISVVVKDWFAKIKNPYSKVWISGVSLGLMIFIFPALYGEGYLTIQQLLDGRFDSIVKNSLFAQYKDIGWIIVGYTVLTIFGKSFAALFTLNGGGNGGVFGPSLVMGGLMGFAFAYGMNLTGVVTLNIPNFVMAGMAAALAGIMHAPLTSIFLIAEITGGYTLMVPLMLVSSISYLINRGALKHSIYTKVLADSGDLLSYEDKDRSVLSMMKLRYVLETNFVILRPTETPVDRKHDIIHSKRNIFPVVDDKGKFLGVLYIEYLLSILLGEEEGMDKTFEKLVQKPNDIIKGDENMEIVMAKMNRDDVWILPVVDHEDHYLGFVSKSSVFNKYRALLMRQGQYLE
- a CDS encoding riboflavin synthase, producing the protein MFTGIIETLGEIVNIEKEESNLHLYIKSTISHELKIDQSVSHNGVCLTVVGLSDGTHKVTAIDETLKKSNIGGLHIGNTVNLERCTMVGGRLDGHIVQGHVDQTATCIGKEDQHGSTIFTFNYSPDLLNLTVEKGSITVNGISLTVVNSKDNEFSVAIIPYTLEHTNLGNIGIGDVVNLEFDIVGKYVSKILSLRS
- a CDS encoding PNGase F N-terminal domain-containing protein, whose protein sequence is MMKIYYFLCLLLVSNVVLAQESNYLITYKRSNNGKFDDKQNPTLVYAGTDQTTITNQQIIKGIARVPYEQYYVNRTNSAYYKITTFENGRQIATVDSTVFAKQKFTITDESKIILGHKVRKATTSVNSNTIDLWYTEELGIKASPVELGQNLGLVLEMVRNGNSTVTATNIEKIKSIPNAIKLPTISSFVNELTYKDLLWKSRFVSIPIFTKQRIRYSDQIQSDSILRFAGGTVIVRKIKVPELKRNEGQAFIEVVQQSKGDAYDRTGSVFLIPTDQDINFLEGMKAGINTLPVYENGNGKKYQGMTLTATYEPVIELMRFFTPFGVSQFNHIQIKGKHWQDSVSYRQDISELLPRFAGKEVYIGTYIGNYDKEGHEVTVSLTIHPGRPQMAEGAQVLSLFNTANVMEMGGQEYPTMFNQDNGVEVTFELAQEAKNVQLRYITTGHGGWGNGDEFVPKPNSIFLDGQQVFKFTPWRTECGSYRLSNPASGNFESGLSSSDLSRSNWCPGTVTNPIYIDLGNLKAGKHTIKVYIPQGAPEGTSLSYWNVSGALLYYN